In the genome of Nocardioides marmoribigeumensis, one region contains:
- a CDS encoding tRNA (adenine-N1)-methyltransferase — MSPTPPSPQQPSLSGVHTGPLRAGEWVRLTDSKGRRNNFCLEVGKKFFSNKGHVDHGELIGRPEGFTVTSSLGAEYLVFRPLLNEFVVSMPRGAAVVYPKDAAQIVAMADVFPGARVVEAGVGSGALTCYLLRAVGPTGRVSSYERREEFADVARRNVTQWYAGEHPAWSLTIGDLADALPGPDGQDAEVDRVILDMLAPWDCVESVARVLVPGGMVCAYVATTTQLSKTVETLRVHGGFTEPQAWETLVRDWHVEGLAVRPGHSMVGHTGFLVTARRMAPGERPPTKRRRPAPGAYGVDYTGPRPEGLPPQSAEEPLDG, encoded by the coding sequence ATGTCCCCGACGCCCCCCTCGCCGCAGCAGCCCTCCCTCTCCGGCGTCCACACCGGTCCGCTGCGCGCAGGGGAGTGGGTGCGGCTGACCGACAGCAAGGGCCGCCGCAACAACTTCTGCCTCGAGGTCGGCAAGAAGTTCTTCAGCAACAAGGGCCACGTCGACCACGGCGAGCTGATCGGCCGCCCGGAGGGCTTCACGGTCACCTCCTCGCTCGGCGCGGAGTACCTCGTCTTCCGGCCCCTGCTCAACGAGTTCGTCGTGTCGATGCCGCGCGGTGCGGCGGTGGTCTACCCCAAGGACGCCGCCCAGATCGTGGCCATGGCCGACGTGTTCCCCGGCGCACGGGTGGTGGAGGCGGGGGTCGGTTCCGGGGCGCTCACCTGCTACCTGCTGCGCGCGGTCGGCCCGACCGGCCGCGTGTCGTCGTACGAGCGGCGTGAGGAGTTCGCCGACGTCGCGCGGCGCAACGTCACCCAGTGGTACGCCGGCGAGCACCCCGCCTGGTCCCTCACGATCGGCGACCTCGCCGACGCGCTCCCCGGGCCGGACGGCCAGGACGCCGAGGTGGACCGGGTGATCCTGGACATGCTGGCGCCCTGGGACTGCGTCGAGTCGGTGGCGCGGGTGCTGGTGCCCGGCGGGATGGTCTGCGCCTACGTCGCGACCACCACCCAGCTCAGCAAGACGGTCGAGACGCTGCGGGTGCACGGCGGGTTCACCGAGCCGCAGGCCTGGGAGACCCTGGTGCGCGACTGGCACGTCGAGGGCCTCGCGGTGCGCCCCGGCCACTCGATGGTGGGGCACACCGGCTTCCTGGTGACGGCGCGCCGCATGGCGCCGGGGGAGCGGCCGCCCACCAAGCGGCGGCGTCCCGCCCCCGGTGCCTACGGCGTCGACTACACGGGCCCGCGCCCCGAGGGTCTGCCCCCTCAGTCCGCCGAGGAGCCGCTGGACGGCTGA
- a CDS encoding site-2 protease family protein, protein MSEGMGGPARVNDPGTIRVGSLGGVDVLVRSSWFLIAALIAYLVAPAFEQVQPGLGNLKYVAGAAFAVLLTLSLLLHELSHALMSKHFGIPVRSITLHFIGGVTAMEAEPATPRQEFAISAIGPVTSLGVGGAAYALLQVMPDQTLLSVVVGGLAWANLVVGVLNLVPGMPLDGGRVLRAVVWKVSGDPNRGLLAAGWAGRGVAVLMLGSPLLMAAFGTQPDVFDFVFAVVIGWFLWTAASGAILAAKVRARLPRLDARRLARRSVALAEDVPVADAVRRAREAQAGSIITLDHSGRPSGLVSEDAVLATPEDRRAWVPVSSVSRTLQPDLSLPADISGEQLITAMARRPASEYLLLEPDGSVFGVLVATDVDAAFSRE, encoded by the coding sequence GTGAGCGAAGGAATGGGCGGTCCGGCCCGCGTCAACGACCCCGGCACGATCCGGGTGGGGTCGCTGGGCGGTGTGGACGTCCTGGTCCGCTCCTCCTGGTTCCTCATCGCCGCGCTGATCGCCTACCTCGTCGCTCCGGCCTTCGAGCAGGTGCAGCCCGGCCTCGGGAACCTGAAGTACGTCGCCGGGGCGGCCTTCGCCGTCCTGCTCACCCTCTCGCTGCTGCTGCACGAGCTCTCCCACGCGCTGATGTCCAAGCACTTCGGCATCCCCGTCCGCTCCATCACGCTGCACTTCATCGGGGGCGTGACCGCCATGGAGGCGGAGCCCGCGACGCCCCGCCAGGAGTTCGCGATCTCCGCGATCGGTCCCGTCACGTCGCTGGGGGTCGGCGGGGCGGCCTACGCGCTGCTGCAGGTGATGCCCGACCAGACGCTCCTCTCCGTGGTCGTGGGCGGGCTGGCGTGGGCCAACCTCGTCGTCGGCGTGCTCAACCTGGTGCCCGGCATGCCGCTGGACGGCGGACGGGTGCTCCGCGCGGTCGTGTGGAAGGTCAGCGGTGACCCCAACCGCGGGCTCCTCGCCGCGGGCTGGGCCGGCCGCGGCGTCGCCGTCCTCATGCTCGGCTCGCCGCTGCTCATGGCCGCCTTCGGCACCCAGCCCGACGTCTTCGACTTCGTCTTCGCCGTCGTCATCGGGTGGTTCCTGTGGACCGCCGCGTCCGGAGCCATCCTCGCCGCCAAGGTGCGCGCCCGCCTGCCCAGGCTCGACGCCCGGCGCCTCGCCCGGCGCAGCGTGGCGCTCGCCGAGGACGTGCCCGTCGCGGACGCCGTACGCCGGGCACGCGAGGCCCAGGCGGGCTCGATCATCACCCTCGACCACTCCGGCCGGCCCTCGGGCCTGGTCAGCGAGGACGCCGTGCTGGCGACCCCGGAGGACCGCCGGGCGTGGGTGCCGGTCAGCTCGGTCAGCCGCACCCTCCAGCCCGACCTCTCGCTGCCCGCCGACATCTCCGGCGAGCAGCTCATCACCGCGATGGCCCGCCGCCCGGCCAGCGAGTACCTCCTGCTCGAGCCCGACGGCTCGGTCTTCGGCGTCCTGGTCGCCACCGACGTCGACGCGGCGTTCTCGCGCGAGTGA
- a CDS encoding RecB family exonuclease translates to MTAVVEGPVAEIPLDRPARKQRGDNARTVDGVEVVGSLSPSRAGDFMTCPLLYRYRTIDKLPEESSPAAVRGTLVHKVLEDLFDLPAAERTPDRALSMVEPAWADLLGSEPGLAEMFADGTDGADESDGADGTAQAVDLVAWLGSCRESVQRYFTLEDPSRLEPAERELYVETVLDSRLLLRGFVDRIDVAPTGEVRVVDYKTGRAPGPMWEAKALFQMKFYALVLWRLRGEIPTMLQLIYLGSGEVLRYRPDEADLRAVERKVDALWGAISRAAESRDWRPNRTPLCAWCSHQAICPEWGGTPPPLPEVTAQQIADPGLSPEDVD, encoded by the coding sequence ATGACAGCAGTGGTGGAGGGTCCCGTGGCCGAGATCCCGCTCGACCGCCCGGCTCGCAAGCAGCGCGGCGACAACGCCCGCACGGTCGACGGCGTCGAGGTGGTCGGCTCGTTGTCCCCGAGCCGGGCCGGCGACTTCATGACCTGCCCGCTGCTCTACCGCTACCGCACGATCGACAAGCTGCCCGAGGAGAGCTCGCCCGCCGCCGTGCGCGGGACGCTGGTCCACAAGGTCCTCGAGGACCTCTTCGACCTTCCCGCGGCCGAGCGCACGCCCGACCGGGCCCTGTCGATGGTCGAGCCCGCCTGGGCCGACCTGCTCGGCTCCGAGCCCGGGCTGGCCGAGATGTTCGCCGACGGGACCGACGGGGCCGACGAGTCCGACGGGGCCGACGGGACCGCGCAGGCCGTCGACCTGGTCGCCTGGCTGGGGTCCTGCCGCGAGAGCGTCCAGCGCTACTTCACCCTGGAGGACCCCAGCCGCCTCGAGCCGGCCGAGCGCGAGCTCTACGTCGAGACCGTCCTCGACAGCCGGCTGCTGCTGCGAGGGTTCGTCGACCGCATCGACGTGGCGCCGACGGGCGAGGTGCGAGTCGTCGACTACAAGACCGGCCGGGCGCCGGGGCCGATGTGGGAGGCCAAGGCGCTGTTCCAGATGAAGTTCTACGCCCTGGTGCTCTGGCGCCTGCGGGGCGAGATCCCCACGATGCTCCAGCTGATCTACCTCGGCTCCGGCGAGGTCCTGCGCTACCGCCCCGACGAGGCCGACCTGCGCGCCGTCGAGCGCAAGGTCGACGCCCTGTGGGGGGCGATCAGCCGTGCGGCCGAGTCCCGAGACTGGCGTCCCAACCGGACGCCCCTCTGCGCGTGGTGCTCCCACCAGGCGATCTGCCCCGAGTGGGGCGGCACTCCCCCGCCGCTGCCCGAGGTGACCGCCCAGCAGATCGCCGACCCCGGCCTCTCGCCGGAGGACGTCGACTGA
- a CDS encoding ABC transporter ATP-binding protein, producing MPTKPETASAPARTDDVLMELDDLAVHYQLRGGSLARLLGRDTGTVKAVDGVDIDLRKGEVLGLVGESGSGKTTLGRALLGLVRPTQGAIRYHHGDGGTTDLAECSAKRLRELRTDLQMVFQDPHAALNPSMDLETAVGHPLRIHGIASGDELRRRVVAALERVGLAPAEQFLRKYPSDLSGGQKQRAVIARAVILDPELLVADEPISMLDMSVRAKILQLMLDLKDDLGLTYVYITHDLATAKFFCDRVAIMYLGRIVEIGPTQEIFEDPKHPYTKALLKAIPEPDPTRMVPRDLPRGEIPDAASPPLGCSFHPRCPEATSTCGWESRDLRALLEEHWTRRDSEVYLRERSLVGDLEVFDRPATEVTFGGADPDGARRLVEEIRSERPDEPLWKGVEDISSGASGVTVRFAEGEDPALRRAGGVDVACVLYADESSGSPTAER from the coding sequence TTGCCGACGAAGCCTGAGACCGCGAGCGCCCCCGCGCGCACCGACGACGTGCTGATGGAGCTCGACGACCTGGCCGTGCACTACCAGCTCCGCGGCGGCAGCCTGGCGCGCCTGCTGGGTCGCGACACCGGCACGGTCAAGGCGGTGGACGGCGTCGACATCGACCTGCGCAAGGGAGAGGTGCTGGGCCTGGTGGGGGAGTCCGGGTCCGGCAAGACCACCCTCGGGCGCGCCCTGCTCGGCCTGGTGCGGCCCACCCAGGGGGCGATCCGCTACCACCACGGGGACGGCGGCACCACCGACCTGGCCGAGTGCTCGGCCAAGCGGCTGCGCGAGCTGCGCACCGACCTCCAGATGGTCTTCCAGGACCCCCACGCGGCGCTCAACCCGTCGATGGACCTCGAGACCGCGGTGGGCCACCCGCTCAGGATCCACGGCATCGCCTCGGGCGACGAGCTGCGACGGCGCGTCGTCGCCGCGCTGGAACGCGTGGGCCTCGCGCCCGCGGAGCAGTTCCTCCGCAAGTACCCCTCCGACCTGTCCGGGGGCCAGAAGCAGCGTGCCGTCATCGCCCGGGCCGTGATCCTCGACCCCGAGCTGCTCGTGGCCGACGAGCCGATCTCCATGCTCGACATGAGCGTGCGCGCCAAGATCCTCCAGCTCATGCTCGACCTCAAGGACGACCTCGGGCTCACCTACGTCTACATCACCCACGACCTGGCCACCGCGAAGTTCTTCTGCGACCGCGTCGCGATCATGTACCTCGGCCGCATCGTCGAGATCGGGCCGACCCAGGAGATCTTCGAGGACCCCAAGCACCCCTACACCAAGGCGCTGCTCAAGGCCATCCCCGAGCCCGACCCCACCCGCATGGTGCCGCGCGACCTGCCCCGCGGGGAGATCCCCGACGCCGCCAGCCCGCCGCTCGGGTGCTCGTTCCACCCGCGCTGCCCGGAGGCGACCTCGACCTGCGGCTGGGAGTCGCGGGACCTGCGGGCCCTGCTGGAGGAGCACTGGACCCGGCGCGACTCCGAGGTCTACCTCCGCGAGCGCAGCCTGGTCGGTGACCTGGAGGTGTTCGACCGGCCGGCCACGGAGGTCACCTTCGGCGGCGCCGACCCAGACGGGGCCAGGCGGCTGGTCGAGGAGATCCGGTCCGAGCGCCCCGACGAGCCGCTGTGGAAGGGCGTCGAGGACATCTCGTCCGGAGCCTCCGGGGTCACCGTCCGCTTCGCGGAGGGCGAGGACCCGGCGCTGCGGAGGGCAGGCGGCGTCGACGTCGCCTGCGTGCTGTACGCCGACGAGTCGTCCGGGTCACCCACCGCCGAGCGGTGA
- a CDS encoding ABC transporter ATP-binding protein, protein MTSTSASAPAREEVIRADDIRVWYATDRGPVRAVDGVSFSVRQGEILGLVGESGCGKSTLGRGLLGLLPDGAAMDGGLTFGGEDLLAIDPKQLYKRRGQELGMIFQEPLTRLNPLMRVSEHFLETLRTHEPDLRKEDMEKRSLDVLRRMGIPPTRWRSYPHEFSGGMRQRLMIALALVLRPRFVVADEPTTALDVLVEAQIIRILHDLRREFDTSLLLITHNLGIIAEACDRVAVMYAGRIVEIGDAREVFAHPQHPYTQELLRSTISLSTTGLHYIPGAPPDLVTPPQGCHFHPRCPQALQQCLEDPPVETLDSGTRVECWVAARDAGLATIPAGRDEPLEQKELSVADEA, encoded by the coding sequence GTGACCAGCACCAGCGCGTCCGCACCCGCCCGCGAGGAGGTGATCCGGGCCGATGACATCCGCGTCTGGTACGCCACCGACCGCGGCCCCGTCCGCGCCGTCGACGGGGTCTCCTTCTCGGTGCGGCAGGGCGAGATCCTCGGCCTGGTGGGGGAGTCCGGCTGCGGCAAGTCGACCCTCGGGCGGGGCCTCCTCGGCCTGCTGCCCGACGGGGCGGCGATGGACGGCGGGCTCACCTTCGGCGGTGAGGACCTGCTCGCGATCGACCCCAAGCAGCTCTACAAGCGCCGCGGCCAGGAGCTCGGGATGATCTTCCAGGAGCCCCTGACCCGGCTCAACCCGCTGATGCGGGTCAGCGAGCACTTCCTGGAGACGCTGCGCACGCACGAGCCCGACCTGCGCAAGGAGGACATGGAGAAGCGCTCGCTCGACGTGCTGCGGCGCATGGGCATCCCGCCCACCCGCTGGCGCTCCTACCCGCACGAGTTCTCCGGCGGCATGCGCCAGCGCCTGATGATCGCGCTCGCCCTCGTGCTGCGACCGCGGTTCGTGGTCGCCGACGAGCCGACCACCGCGCTCGACGTCCTCGTCGAGGCCCAGATCATCCGGATCCTGCACGACCTGCGCCGCGAGTTCGACACCTCGCTGCTGCTGATCACCCACAACCTCGGCATCATCGCCGAGGCCTGCGACCGGGTCGCGGTGATGTACGCCGGCCGCATCGTGGAGATCGGCGACGCCCGGGAGGTCTTCGCCCACCCGCAGCACCCCTACACCCAGGAGCTGCTGCGTTCGACGATCTCGCTCTCGACGACGGGCCTGCACTACATCCCGGGCGCCCCGCCGGACCTGGTCACCCCGCCGCAGGGCTGCCACTTCCACCCGCGCTGCCCGCAGGCGCTCCAGCAGTGCCTGGAGGACCCGCCGGTCGAGACCCTCGACTCCGGCACCCGCGTCGAGTGCTGGGTGGCGGCCCGTGACGCCGGTCTCGCCACGATCCCTGCCGGTCGCGACGAGCCCCTCGAGCAGAAGGAGCTCTCCGTTGCCGACGAAGCCTGA
- a CDS encoding ABC transporter permease produces MANRALSRLTSPFRTTSGPARWLLVTGLLITLAFIVVAIFAPWIAPTDFSQSKVDGVKLPKLQAPSGAHVFGTNDQFYDVLSRVIWGARTGLTVVVLSVLLSVVAGVVLGLVSGYVGGWTDRLLVFFTDAIYAFPTLLLAIVFSFLLSGKLGGGVLAAAISLTVIYIPQYFRVVRNTTVSAREATYVEAARAIGAKDSTIMWRYLFGNVIGSVPVIGTLNAADALGTLAALGFLGFGIQPTEAAEWGYDLDRALDDVSAGIWWTAAFPGAAIVLLIVGLTLVGEGLNETINPVLRKRRLRKVVLPPRDRETTEVGQ; encoded by the coding sequence ATGGCCAACCGCGCTCTCTCCCGGCTGACCAGTCCGTTCCGGACGACCAGCGGACCGGCCCGCTGGCTGCTGGTCACCGGGTTGCTGATCACGCTCGCCTTCATCGTGGTCGCGATCTTCGCCCCCTGGATCGCGCCCACCGACTTCTCCCAGTCCAAGGTCGACGGGGTCAAGCTGCCCAAGCTGCAGGCGCCGTCGGGAGCCCACGTCTTCGGCACCAACGACCAGTTCTACGACGTCCTGTCCCGCGTCATCTGGGGTGCGCGCACGGGCCTCACGGTCGTGGTGCTCTCGGTGCTGCTCTCGGTGGTGGCCGGCGTCGTGCTGGGCCTGGTCTCCGGCTACGTCGGTGGCTGGACCGACCGGCTGCTGGTGTTCTTCACCGACGCGATCTACGCGTTCCCCACGCTGCTCCTGGCGATCGTCTTCAGCTTCCTGCTCAGCGGGAAGCTGGGCGGCGGCGTGCTGGCCGCCGCGATCTCGCTGACGGTCATCTACATCCCGCAGTACTTCCGCGTGGTCCGCAACACGACCGTCTCGGCCCGCGAGGCGACGTACGTCGAGGCCGCGCGCGCGATCGGCGCGAAGGACTCCACGATCATGTGGCGCTACCTGTTCGGCAACGTGATCGGCTCGGTCCCGGTGATCGGCACCCTCAACGCCGCCGACGCGCTCGGCACGCTCGCGGCCCTCGGCTTCCTCGGCTTCGGCATCCAGCCGACCGAGGCCGCGGAGTGGGGCTACGACCTCGACCGCGCCCTGGACGACGTGTCGGCGGGGATCTGGTGGACCGCGGCGTTCCCGGGCGCCGCCATCGTCCTGCTCATCGTCGGCCTGACTCTGGTCGGCGAGGGGCTCAACGAGACGATCAACCCGGTGCTGCGCAAGCGCCGGCTGCGCAAGGTGGTCCTGCCGCCGCGTGACCGAGAGACGACGGAGGTCGGCCAGTGA
- a CDS encoding ABC transporter permease, whose translation MAVAGGSLPRYIGQRLVLLVPMIWLVLTLVFLMLRVAPGDPVSAAVGGRLSEDELDRRRASLGLDRPLWVQYLEYLGQVAHLNLGKALSDNRPVIDIIRDNGGATLTLTIGAFLFALVIGIPLGLMAGRRRDSFADIVIRLFGIVTYAAPIFVVGLVLVLIVASAGTGWPTYDIASPVTKFTVQPKTHILLLDAVLSGNGAAVTDVLKHHVLPCFTLGLLLCGVFIRLVRVNLLQTLKGDYVEAARARGIPERYVIRRHAFRNALVPVVTVIGLQVALTLSGAVLTESTFNWPGLGTELIDYLNARDYAAVQGLVTFFALIVVVMSVLVDILNALIDPRVSY comes from the coding sequence ATGGCTGTCGCGGGCGGCTCGCTGCCGCGCTACATCGGACAGCGGCTGGTGCTGCTGGTCCCGATGATCTGGCTCGTGCTCACGCTGGTGTTCCTCATGCTCCGCGTGGCCCCTGGTGACCCGGTCAGCGCCGCCGTGGGCGGCCGGCTCAGCGAGGACGAGCTCGACCGGCGTCGTGCGTCGCTCGGGCTCGACCGGCCGCTGTGGGTGCAGTACCTCGAGTACCTCGGCCAGGTCGCGCACCTCAACCTGGGCAAGGCCCTGTCCGACAACCGTCCGGTCATCGACATCATCCGCGACAACGGCGGGGCGACCCTGACGCTCACGATCGGGGCCTTCCTCTTCGCCCTGGTCATCGGCATCCCGCTGGGCCTCATGGCCGGGCGGCGCCGCGACTCCTTCGCCGACATCGTGATCCGCCTGTTCGGCATCGTCACCTACGCCGCCCCGATCTTCGTCGTGGGCCTGGTGCTCGTCCTCATCGTCGCCAGCGCCGGCACGGGGTGGCCGACGTACGACATCGCCTCGCCGGTCACCAAGTTCACCGTCCAGCCCAAGACCCACATCCTGCTGCTCGACGCCGTCCTGTCCGGCAACGGAGCGGCCGTCACCGACGTGCTGAAGCACCACGTCCTGCCCTGCTTCACCCTCGGTCTGCTGCTCTGCGGCGTCTTCATCCGGCTCGTGCGGGTCAACCTGCTCCAGACCCTCAAGGGCGACTACGTCGAGGCCGCCCGTGCCCGCGGCATCCCCGAGCGCTACGTCATCCGTCGCCACGCGTTCCGCAACGCGCTGGTGCCGGTGGTCACCGTCATCGGCCTGCAGGTGGCGCTCACGCTCTCGGGGGCGGTGCTCACCGAGAGCACCTTCAACTGGCCGGGGCTGGGCACGGAGCTGATCGACTACCTCAACGCGCGTGACTACGCGGCGGTGCAGGGGCTGGTCACGTTCTTCGCCCTCATCGTCGTGGTGATGAGCGTGCTGGTCGACATCCTCAACGCCCTGATCGACCCGAGAGTGAGCTACTGA
- a CDS encoding ABC transporter substrate-binding protein, whose amino-acid sequence MRKRGMLAAVSAGVMVASLAACGGDDGGSSSNTGGGGGDGSKYILGTTESVTAMDPAGSYDFGSWNMQYAIFQQLMTINANETEPVADAASCDYDDPQTVTCKLTSGLKFSNGDELTSSDVLFSFKRNIDIADPNGSAVLLGQLTDKDGKFRADSIETPDDTTVTFHLNTPDTTFLKLLSTATTSIVDEDVFPADKLLDDDKVIGSGPLKLSQYKPGEQAVLEANASYKGEKKSKSSQIFVQYFKDPAPLKEAIKTGQVDIAWRTLSPTDLQDLKDNSNAQVLEGGGAEFRYWVFQLGTATGKQKAVRQAVAQLIDRDAITQDAYDGTTAPAYSIVPPGFGGQKDSFKEKYGAAPDTAKAKQILSQAGVKTPVDLTIGWTPTHYGPNLVDEAKDLSDQLNESGLFKVALKSAEWEQYQTLYKKNAYDLFALGWYPDILDADNYLTPFIKDGGFFANGYSNPEVNKLLEQELAETDTNKRDEIIGQLQDIAAEDVPYIPSWFGKNVAVAGPGMQGVKETLDPTYIFRLWTISKSS is encoded by the coding sequence ATGCGCAAGAGGGGCATGCTCGCGGCGGTCAGCGCGGGCGTCATGGTCGCCTCGCTCGCCGCGTGCGGCGGCGACGACGGAGGCAGCAGCAGCAACACCGGCGGCGGGGGAGGCGACGGCAGCAAGTACATCCTCGGCACCACCGAGTCCGTCACCGCGATGGACCCGGCCGGTTCCTACGACTTCGGCTCGTGGAACATGCAGTACGCCATCTTCCAGCAGCTGATGACGATCAACGCCAACGAGACCGAGCCGGTCGCCGACGCCGCGAGCTGCGACTACGACGACCCCCAGACCGTCACCTGCAAGCTCACGAGCGGGCTGAAGTTCTCCAACGGCGACGAGCTGACGTCCTCCGACGTGCTCTTCAGCTTCAAGCGCAACATCGACATCGCCGACCCCAACGGCTCCGCGGTGCTCCTCGGCCAGCTGACCGACAAGGACGGCAAGTTCCGTGCGGACTCGATCGAGACGCCGGACGACACCACCGTGACGTTCCACCTCAACACCCCGGACACCACGTTCCTCAAGCTGCTCTCGACCGCGACCACCTCGATCGTCGACGAGGACGTCTTCCCCGCCGACAAGCTGCTCGACGACGACAAGGTGATCGGCTCCGGCCCGCTCAAGCTGTCGCAGTACAAGCCCGGCGAGCAGGCGGTCCTCGAGGCCAACGCCTCCTACAAGGGCGAGAAGAAGTCCAAGTCGTCACAGATCTTCGTCCAGTACTTCAAGGACCCGGCCCCCCTCAAGGAGGCGATCAAGACCGGTCAGGTCGACATCGCCTGGCGCACGCTGTCCCCGACGGACCTGCAGGACCTCAAGGACAACAGCAACGCCCAGGTCCTCGAGGGCGGCGGCGCTGAGTTCCGCTACTGGGTCTTCCAGCTCGGCACCGCCACGGGCAAGCAGAAGGCCGTCCGCCAGGCCGTCGCCCAGCTGATCGACCGCGACGCCATCACCCAGGACGCCTACGACGGCACCACCGCCCCGGCCTACTCCATCGTCCCGCCCGGCTTCGGCGGCCAGAAGGACTCCTTCAAGGAGAAGTACGGCGCCGCACCCGACACCGCCAAGGCCAAGCAGATCCTCAGCCAGGCCGGCGTGAAGACACCGGTCGACCTGACCATCGGCTGGACGCCGACCCACTACGGCCCCAACCTGGTCGACGAGGCCAAGGACCTCTCCGACCAGCTCAACGAGAGCGGCCTGTTCAAGGTCGCGCTCAAGAGCGCGGAGTGGGAGCAGTACCAGACGCTCTACAAGAAGAACGCCTACGACCTCTTCGCGCTCGGCTGGTACCCCGACATCCTGGACGCCGACAACTACCTGACGCCGTTCATCAAGGACGGTGGCTTCTTCGCCAACGGCTACAGCAACCCCGAGGTGAACAAGCTCCTCGAGCAGGAGCTCGCCGAGACCGACACCAACAAGCGCGACGAGATCATCGGGCAGCTGCAGGACATCGCTGCCGAGGACGTGCCCTACATCCCGTCGTGGTTCGGCAAGAACGTCGCCGTGGCCGGCCCGGGGATGCAGGGGGTCAAGGAGACCCTCGACCCGACGTACATCTTCCGCCTCTGGACGATCAGCAAGTCGTCCTGA
- a CDS encoding HAD family hydrolase has protein sequence MDDPTPADRRGPGRFPAAVLWDMDGTLVDTEPYWIAVETEVVEAHGGTWSHDQALDLVGNELIVSATMLRDKSGIDLEPEVIVDLLLDGVVARVQRSVPWRPGARELLEELRVAGVPCALVTMSYQRFVEPVLASLPEGSFAEVVTGDQVEFGKPHPEPYLQAARLLGVRPEDCVAIEDSNTGARSAEAAGCVVLVIENHVPVAPSDRRVFRETLAVVGLDQLRSLDLD, from the coding sequence GTGGACGACCCGACCCCGGCCGACCGACGAGGTCCGGGCCGGTTCCCCGCGGCCGTCCTGTGGGACATGGACGGCACCCTGGTCGACACCGAGCCCTACTGGATCGCCGTCGAGACCGAGGTGGTCGAGGCGCACGGCGGCACGTGGAGCCACGACCAGGCGCTCGACCTGGTCGGCAACGAGCTGATCGTGTCCGCGACGATGCTGCGCGACAAGTCCGGCATCGACCTCGAGCCGGAGGTCATCGTCGACCTGCTGCTCGACGGCGTCGTGGCCCGGGTGCAGCGCTCGGTGCCGTGGCGGCCCGGGGCACGGGAGCTGCTCGAGGAGCTCCGCGTCGCCGGCGTCCCGTGCGCGCTGGTCACGATGTCCTACCAGCGGTTCGTGGAGCCGGTGCTCGCCTCGCTGCCCGAGGGCTCGTTCGCCGAGGTCGTGACCGGTGACCAGGTCGAGTTCGGCAAGCCCCACCCCGAGCCCTACCTCCAGGCCGCACGGCTGCTCGGCGTACGCCCCGAGGACTGCGTGGCCATCGAGGACTCCAACACCGGCGCGCGCTCCGCCGAGGCTGCCGGCTGCGTGGTGCTGGTGATCGAGAACCACGTGCCGGTGGCGCCGAGCGACCGCCGCGTGTTCCGCGAGACGCTGGCCGTCGTCGGCCTCGACCAGCTCAGGTCGCTGGACCTCGACTGA